The following is a genomic window from Bacilli bacterium PM5-9.
TTTTAGCAATCAAATCACAAGTTTCTTTAACGATTTCTTCTATTTCTAGCTTCTTATCATTAAAAAGAGATTCGAGTTTTTCTTTCAAATCTTCATCAATGTCGTGTTCATCCATTAAATAATCAACATAGTAGCGATATCCTTGATTAGAAGGAATTCGCCCAGAGGAAGTATGTGTTTTCTCTAATAAACCTAAATCTTCCAAAGTTGCCATTTCATTTCTAATTGTTGCACTAGAATATGGCAATTCATGATTTATTTTTAATGTTTTTGAACCAACTGGGATTGCATCACTAATAAAATCATTAATAATAACTTTTAATATATTAATTTGTCGTGGTGTTAACATCTCATCACCCCTTTTAGCACTCTATATCATTTAATGCTAAATACATTATATATTATATTTTTAGCAAGGTCAAATATCGAGTGCTAAAGTACACAAGTTCTTTACATCTTTTTTTTATTGAATAAAAATGGTAGAATGGTATTGGTGATGCTAATGATATATTATGTTTATAATCCTTTAACAAGAAACAATACTGGTTCAAATATTTTCAAAAAAAACAGTTTGAAAAATGTTTATAATTGTACTATTGAAAGCGAAATGAATTTACTTAAAAACAAGCTATCAAGCAATGATATTATTTATATTATCGGTGGAGATGGTACAATTCATTATCTTTTAAATAATTACAATTTTATTTTTGATTATAAATTAAAATATTTTAAAAATGGTAGTGGTAATGATTTTTATCGCTCTTTAACTACTGATAATAGTTACTATTACACAATAAATAATAAATATCATTTTATTAATAGTTTTGGTATCGGTTTTGATGCATTAGTATGTGAAAAAGTTAATCAAGAAACAAAGAAAACAAAACTATCTTACATTAAACAATGTTATCTATCACTTAAACAATACCAAGCATTCGATTTAGATATTATTTACAACAATAATGAGTATCATTATAAAAAAGTATGGCTTTGTTCACTTCAAAATGGTAAGTATTTTGGTGGTGGTATCAACATCGCTAAAAACGCAAGTGTAAGCAATCCAGAACTTGAATTATGTATTGGTCATAATCTTAATAGATTAACTGTTTTAATTTTATTAATATTTGTTAAATTTGGTTTAACACATTTGTTTAAAAAATACTTTTTTACTGTTAAAGTTGATAAAGTGTTAATTAAAAACTCTACTTCACTTATTAGTCAACTAGATGGAGATATTGCTACAATTAACTCTGATATTGAATTAAGTGCAAAACATTTAATTCAAATAAAAAAAACTAATTCACTTTAAAAAATATATTTAAGTACCAGCAATTTATAATATTAAGTTAGAAAAACCCACAATATCAACACATTATTAACATCGAATTTTGTTGTTTAAATATTCATAATGTAATATAATAAGTAGGTAAAGTCAAAAAAGGAGATTTTTAAATATGAGCGATGCAAAAGATAAAAAAGAGCAAACTACAGAAGTAGAAGAAAAGAAAACAAAAAAAGCAGCTACTAAAAAAACTGCTACTAAAAAAACTGACGAAAAGAAAACAACGGCTAAGAAAACTACTACTAAGAAAGCTGATGAAAAGAAAACTACTGCTAAAAAAGCTACTACTAAGAAAACTGATGAAAAGAAAACTACTGCTAAAAAAGCTACTACTAAGAAAACTGATGAAAAGAAAACTACTGCTAAAAAAGCTACTACTAAGAAAACTGACGAAAAGAAAACTACTGCTAAAAAAGCTACTACAAAGAAAACTGATGAAAAGAAGACAGAAGTTAATGATACAGTAAGTGTTGATAAAGATAGTATTATTAGTGAAGAAATTATGATGGCAGATGTTGATACAAACAAAGGACCAGAATTAGATATTAAGTCAAACAGTAAAAACAAAAAACAATTTGTTGTTTGGGGATTAATATTAGTTGCAGTTATTGGACTTATGTTTGCTGTTAAAGGTTTTCCAACAATTACAAATAGCGAAAGAAAAGCATTCGATAAAGAAGTTAATCAATTAATTTTAAGTACACAAGTTAATTTCGCTGATGAAGAAACTGGTGCAGCAATAAAAAAAGGTGATGTAGTATTAATGGATTTCACTGGATACATTGATAATAAGGCCTTTGATGGTGGTAGTGCTAGTGATCAAAAAATTCAAGTTGGTGGTGGAATGTTAATTGATGGTTTTGATGATCAATTAATTGGTAAAAAGAAAGGCGAAAAAGTTGATGTTAAAGTAACTTTCCCAAAAGATTATGGTAATGAAGCTTTAAATGGAAAAAATGCAACTTTTAAAGTTACAATCAAAAATGTTTATAACTTACCTGAGGCAGATGATGATTTAGCTAAAAAATATGTTGAAGCAGCTACTGCACAAGGTGATACTACTGCTAAAGATATCAAATCTTTTAATGATTTCAAAAAATATCTTATTAATTATTTAAAAGAAATGGAAGCATATTACAAAGCAATGGAACAACAGCAGCAACAACAGCAGCAACAACAAGGTGAAGAAACAACTACAAATG
Proteins encoded in this region:
- a CDS encoding FKBP-type peptidyl-prolyl cis-trans isomerase 2 (product_source=COG1047; cath_funfam=3.10.50.40; cog=COG1047; pfam=PF00254; superfamily=54534; transmembrane_helix_parts=Inside_1_155,TMhelix_156_178,Outside_179_366): MSDAKDKKEQTTEVEEKKTKKAATKKTATKKTDEKKTTAKKTTTKKADEKKTTAKKATTKKTDEKKTTAKKATTKKTDEKKTTAKKATTKKTDEKKTTAKKATTKKTDEKKTEVNDTVSVDKDSIISEEIMMADVDTNKGPELDIKSNSKNKKQFVVWGLILVAVIGLMFAVKGFPTITNSERKAFDKEVNQLILSTQVNFADEETGAAIKKGDVVLMDFTGYIDNKAFDGGSASDQKIQVGGGMLIDGFDDQLIGKKKGEKVDVKVTFPKDYGNEALNGKNATFKVTIKNVYNLPEADDDLAKKYVEAATAQGDTTAKDIKSFNDFKKYLINYLKEMEAYYKAMEQQQQQQQQQQGEETTTNENE
- a CDS encoding diacylglycerol kinase (ATP) (product_source=KO:K07029; cath_funfam=3.40.50.10330; cog=COG1597; ko=KO:K07029; pfam=PF00781,PF19279; superfamily=111331); the protein is MIYYVYNPLTRNNTGSNIFKKNSLKNVYNCTIESEMNLLKNKLSSNDIIYIIGGDGTIHYLLNNYNFIFDYKLKYFKNGSGNDFYRSLTTDNSYYYTINNKYHFINSFGIGFDALVCEKVNQETKKTKLSYIKQCYLSLKQYQAFDLDIIYNNNEYHYKKVWLCSLQNGKYFGGGINIAKNASVSNPELELCIGHNLNRLTVLILLIFVKFGLTHLFKKYFFTVKVDKVLIKNSTSLISQLDGDIATINSDIELSAKHLIQIKKTNSL